The following are encoded in a window of Aquipuribacter hungaricus genomic DNA:
- a CDS encoding beta-glucosidase gives MSDELRVPTLDPGVPADDPSVDELVDRLSLAQQVRVLTGADFWALHAEPAVGLRRLVTSDGPAGVRGERWDERDPSANLPSPTSLAATWDPARVERLGRLLAAEARSKGVDVLLAPTINLHRTPFGGRHFECLSEDPFLTAEIATAYVRGVQSQGVAATVKHFVANDSETDRFLYDAQVDERTLHELYLAPFERVVADADPWAVMAAYNGVGGTTMTESPLLQELLKDAWGFDGVVMTDWFAGRSTEAAALSGLDLLMPGPSGPWGDRLVAAVEEGRVPAAAVREKVRRLLLLALRVGALEGSYPRVPEPWPADRVAGELRSAAAAGFVLAANDGILPLEREQLTRLALVGPDAVSGRTLGGGSATVFPPYTVGPLEGLRRVLGEDVEVTWSQGVSSTDRVAALDPSWLQQGAVVRFLDASGEELARETRHSTSLMWLGELTGTLRVPDVDTIELTAVVQVPSSGTYLLGVAGVGPFELALDDAAVLTATVALPEGADPVEGMMRPPQQTVPVDLEAGRPVRLRLRHRPAPTGGFGDAEVATVTFRLLLALSPSADDDLLDAAAEAAAAADVAVVVVGTTAEVESEGFDRTTLALPGRQDELVRRVLAANPRTVVVVNSGAPVLLPWADEAPAVLLTWFPGQEFGNALSDVLLGMREPGGRLPVTWPRSEEGLPSTTPVDGVLAYEEGLRTGYRWYDSEGREPLYGFGHGLGYTTWELGDASSTGTPASGLTITVPVTCRGARPGRQVVQVYASRVQSTVERVPRWLVGSVVVDAAPGESVTATVHVPRRALEHWDVAAHAWALEQGVFRLHVGTSLADVVSTVEVWAA, from the coding sequence ATGAGCGACGAGCTGCGCGTCCCCACCCTCGACCCCGGCGTCCCGGCCGACGACCCGTCGGTCGACGAGCTGGTCGACAGGCTCAGCCTGGCCCAGCAGGTCCGCGTCCTCACGGGGGCGGACTTCTGGGCGCTCCACGCGGAGCCCGCGGTCGGCCTGCGCCGGCTCGTCACCTCCGACGGGCCCGCCGGGGTCCGGGGGGAGCGCTGGGACGAGCGTGACCCGTCCGCCAACCTCCCGTCCCCGACGTCGCTGGCGGCGACCTGGGACCCGGCGCGGGTCGAGCGGCTCGGCCGCCTGCTCGCCGCCGAGGCGCGGAGCAAGGGCGTCGACGTCCTGCTCGCCCCCACGATCAACCTCCACCGCACCCCGTTCGGCGGCCGGCACTTCGAGTGCCTGAGCGAGGACCCGTTCCTCACCGCGGAGATCGCCACCGCCTACGTCCGCGGCGTGCAGAGCCAGGGCGTCGCCGCCACGGTCAAGCACTTCGTCGCCAACGACTCCGAGACCGACCGCTTCCTCTACGACGCGCAGGTCGACGAGCGCACGCTGCACGAGCTGTACCTCGCGCCGTTCGAGCGCGTCGTCGCCGACGCGGACCCGTGGGCCGTCATGGCGGCCTACAACGGCGTGGGCGGCACGACGATGACCGAGAGCCCCCTGCTGCAGGAGCTGCTCAAGGACGCGTGGGGCTTCGACGGCGTGGTGATGACGGACTGGTTCGCGGGGCGCTCGACCGAGGCCGCCGCGCTGTCCGGGCTCGACCTGCTCATGCCCGGGCCGTCCGGCCCGTGGGGCGACCGGCTCGTCGCCGCCGTGGAGGAGGGGCGCGTCCCCGCCGCCGCGGTCCGCGAGAAGGTCCGCCGCCTGCTCCTGCTCGCGCTGCGGGTCGGGGCGCTCGAGGGCTCCTACCCGCGGGTGCCCGAGCCGTGGCCCGCGGACCGCGTCGCCGGCGAGCTCCGCTCCGCCGCCGCGGCCGGGTTCGTCCTCGCCGCCAACGACGGGATCCTCCCGCTGGAGCGCGAGCAGCTGACCCGCCTGGCGCTCGTCGGCCCCGACGCGGTCTCCGGACGCACCCTGGGCGGCGGCAGCGCCACGGTGTTCCCGCCGTACACGGTCGGTCCGCTGGAGGGTCTGCGGCGCGTGCTCGGCGAGGACGTCGAGGTGACCTGGAGCCAGGGCGTGAGCAGCACCGACCGGGTGGCCGCCCTCGACCCGTCGTGGCTGCAGCAGGGCGCGGTCGTCCGCTTCCTCGACGCCTCCGGGGAGGAGCTCGCCCGGGAGACCCGGCACTCCACCTCGCTCATGTGGCTCGGCGAGCTCACCGGCACCCTGCGGGTCCCGGACGTCGACACGATCGAGCTGACCGCCGTCGTTCAGGTGCCGTCGAGCGGCACCTACCTGCTCGGCGTGGCCGGCGTCGGGCCGTTCGAGCTCGCCCTGGACGACGCCGCCGTCCTCACCGCCACGGTGGCGCTGCCCGAGGGCGCGGACCCGGTCGAGGGCATGATGCGCCCGCCGCAGCAGACGGTCCCCGTCGACCTCGAGGCCGGTCGCCCCGTGCGGCTGAGGCTGCGGCACCGCCCGGCCCCCACCGGCGGGTTCGGCGACGCCGAGGTGGCCACGGTGACGTTCCGGCTGCTGCTCGCGCTCTCGCCGTCCGCCGACGACGACCTGCTGGACGCCGCGGCCGAGGCCGCTGCGGCCGCCGACGTCGCCGTGGTCGTCGTGGGCACGACCGCGGAGGTGGAGAGCGAGGGCTTCGACCGGACGACGCTGGCCCTGCCGGGCCGGCAGGACGAGCTGGTCCGCCGGGTGCTCGCCGCCAACCCCCGCACGGTCGTCGTCGTCAACTCCGGCGCCCCGGTGCTCCTGCCCTGGGCCGACGAGGCGCCGGCGGTGCTGCTCACGTGGTTCCCGGGCCAGGAGTTCGGCAACGCCCTGTCCGACGTGCTGCTCGGCATGCGCGAGCCCGGCGGCCGGCTGCCGGTGACGTGGCCGCGCTCGGAGGAGGGCCTGCCCTCGACCACCCCCGTCGACGGGGTGCTCGCCTACGAGGAGGGCCTGCGCACCGGCTACCGCTGGTACGACAGCGAGGGCCGGGAGCCGCTGTACGGCTTCGGCCACGGCCTGGGCTACACGACGTGGGAGCTCGGGGACGCCTCGTCCACGGGCACACCGGCGTCGGGCCTCACCATCACCGTGCCCGTCACGTGCCGCGGCGCGCGCCCGGGCCGTCAGGTCGTGCAGGTGTACGCCTCGCGGGTGCAGAGCACGGTGGAGCGGGTGCCGCGCTGGCTCGTCGGCTCCGTCGTGGTGGACGCCGCACCGGGCGAGAGCGTCACCGCCACGGTGCACGTCCCCCGCCGGGCGCTGGAGCACTGGGACGTCGCCGCGCACGCGTGGGCGCTCGAGCAGGGCGTGTTCCGGCTGCACGTCGGCACCTCGCTGGCCGACGTCGTCAGCACCGTGGAGGTCTGGGCCGCCTGA
- a CDS encoding CsbD family protein has translation MGLADKAKNAAEDLAGKAKEAAGRATGDERLEAEGEAQQTEADVRQAGEKVKDAFR, from the coding sequence ATGGGACTGGCTGACAAGGCGAAGAACGCCGCCGAGGACCTGGCCGGCAAGGCCAAGGAGGCCGCGGGCCGGGCCACCGGCGACGAGCGGCTCGAGGCGGAGGGCGAGGCCCAGCAGACCGAGGCCGACGTCCGTCAGGCCGGCGAGAAGGTCAAGGACGCCTTCCGCTGA